A single region of the Candidatus Dadabacteria bacterium genome encodes:
- a CDS encoding Rieske 2Fe-2S domain-containing protein, with the protein MNPNSNVRKDETLLYPFPEGWYFVASRKMVEKKGLLKRTWLGEQIVVWCNGEGDVCVAEAVCPHLGADLGPEAGGKVRDGSLVCPFHGFEFDVSGQCVATPFAPPPKTAKLKVFETREIEGLIFGWWGSGGREPQWHLPEISTTDTDWSGMEFCHLRFPGHPQETTENSVDVAHLNYVHHYNSVNIVGSVSIDGTFLKNSFNFKRNLKVAGIKLFEYDVSAVASIHGLGYSLVEVHEHSINMDTRLWVLSTPIDGKFIELTLVSQVRQLRNLKGVGHGLRLLPLGLRTRFMNKVLISSQEHDVMQDVVIWRNLKHRSLPRLCSVDGDIGKYRRYCRQFYPDGQYYNP; encoded by the coding sequence ATGAATCCAAACTCAAATGTTCGCAAGGATGAAACCTTGCTTTACCCCTTTCCGGAAGGCTGGTATTTCGTCGCCAGCCGCAAGATGGTTGAGAAAAAGGGACTCCTGAAGAGAACCTGGCTTGGAGAACAGATTGTTGTCTGGTGCAACGGGGAAGGGGACGTTTGTGTTGCTGAGGCGGTATGTCCGCATCTTGGAGCCGATCTTGGTCCTGAGGCAGGGGGGAAGGTGCGCGACGGTTCCCTAGTGTGTCCTTTTCACGGTTTCGAGTTTGATGTGAGCGGTCAATGCGTGGCGACACCTTTCGCTCCTCCGCCAAAAACCGCCAAGCTGAAGGTGTTCGAGACACGAGAGATAGAGGGTCTCATTTTTGGTTGGTGGGGCAGCGGCGGTCGAGAACCTCAATGGCACCTGCCCGAAATTTCCACAACGGATACCGACTGGAGCGGGATGGAATTCTGCCACCTCCGTTTCCCGGGACATCCCCAGGAAACTACCGAGAACTCCGTGGATGTTGCACACCTTAACTATGTGCACCACTACAACAGTGTGAACATTGTCGGTTCGGTCTCGATTGACGGCACCTTTCTCAAGAACTCCTTTAACTTCAAACGTAACCTTAAAGTTGCTGGCATCAAGCTTTTCGAGTACGACGTTTCTGCGGTCGCCAGTATACACGGGCTTGGCTATTCACTTGTCGAGGTTCACGAACATTCGATCAACATGGACACTCGCCTGTGGGTGCTTTCAACACCGATTGATGGCAAATTTATTGAATTGACGTTGGTGAGTCAGGTGCGACAACTTCGTAATCTGAAGGGAGTGGGCCACGGGCTGCGGCTCCTTCCCCTGGGACTCAGGACCCGCTTCATGAACAAGGTCCTCATTTCCTCCCAGGAGCATGACGTCATGCAGGATGTCGTCATCTGGAGAAATCTGAAACATCGGTCACTTCCGAGGCTTTGCAGTGTTGACGGCGATATCGGGAAGTATCGGCGCTACTGCAGGCAGTTCTACCCGGATGGTCAGTATTATAATCCGTAA